In the Pithys albifrons albifrons isolate INPA30051 chromosome 3, PitAlb_v1, whole genome shotgun sequence genome, one interval contains:
- the FERRY3 gene encoding ferry endosomal RAB5 effector complex subunit 3 isoform X1 → MTRREVGTSALTASLGGRVTRPGQVSPQSAGNQLQKMKPNKGRTYTRERDYVYKFNAANEHFVLTVPLKFPVQENISHLHGRLMVLHSLPCFVENDLKQSLNEFIEEETIKDYDREAEVALEALKSGKVDINQLADTWAKAYKETTLEHAKPEETSWDEDFADVYHDLIHSPASEMLLNLEHNYFVSISELISERDVELKKLRERQGAEMEKVMQELGKSLTDQDVNSLAAQHFESQQDLENKWANELKQTTAIQKQEYQEWVIKLHQDLKNPNNSSISDEIKVQPSQLRESVEGNGRIYEEQRLLEESFTIHLGAQLKTMHNLRLLRADMLDFCKHKRNHRSGVKLHRLQTAMSLYSTSLCGLVLLVDNRISSYSGIKRDFATVCQECTDFHFPGIQEQLEIVQKVVLQARAQRSKRKSSGNEEKLKIIERNQSNILPGEFYITRHSNLSEIHVAFHLCVDDNVRSVSVTARDPAIMGLRNILKVCCTHDITTISIPLLLVHEMSEEMTIPWCLKRAELVFKCVKGFMMEMASWDGGISRTVQFLVPQTISEEMFYQLSNMLPQIFRVSSTLTLTSKH, encoded by the exons ATGACGAGGAGGGAGGTAGGAACATCCGCACTCACCGCCTCCCTCGGCGGCCGCGTTACCCGGCCCGGGCAGGTGAGCCCGCAGAG TGCAGGAAATCAACTCCAGAAGATGAAGCCTAATAAAGGAAGGACTTACACTAGGGAAAGAGACTATGTGTACAAATTCAATGCTGCAAATGAACATTTTGTGCTTACTGTGCCTCTCAAATTCCCTGTACAAGAGAATATCAGTCATTTGCACGGACGTCTAATGGTTCTCCACAGCCTGCCATGCTTTGTGGAAAATG ACCTGAAACAATCCCTGAATGAGTTTATAGAAGAGGAGACTATAAAAGATTATGACAGAGAAGCTGAAGTGGCTCTGGAAGCACTGAAATCAGGAAAGGTAGACATCAACCAGCTGGCAGACACTTGGGCTAAAGCTTATAAAGAG ACAACGTTAGAACATGCCAAACCTGAAGAAACCAGCTGGGATGAAGATTTTGCAGATGTTTATCATGATCTGATACATTCACCAGCTTCTGAAATGCTGCTAAACCTGGAACACAATTACTTTGTTAGCATCTCGGAATTAATAAGTGAGAGGGATGTGGAACTGAAAAAACTAAGGGAAag ACAAGGAGCTGAAATGGAAAAGGTGATGCAGGAGCTTGGGAAATCCCTGACTGACCAGGATGTGAATTCCTTAGCAGCTCAGCATTTTGAGTCTCAGCAG GATTTGGAGAACAAATGGGCCaatgaattaaaacaaactaCTGCTATCCAGAAGCAGGAATATCAGGAATGGGTGATAAAGCTTCACCAGGACCTAAAGAATCCAAACAACAGCTCAATCAG TGATGAAATTAAGGTTCAGCCCAGTCAACTGAGAGAATCTGTAGAAGGAAATggaagaatttatgaagagCAAAGGCTCTTAGAAGAAAGCTTTACTATTCACTTAG GAGCTCAGCTGAAGACCATGCACAACCTGAGGCTGCTAAGGGCTGACATGCTGGATTTCTGCAAGCACAAGCGCAACCACCGCAGTGGGGTGAAGCTCCACAGGCTTCAGACTGCAATGTCTCTCTATTCAACTTCCCTCTGTGGCCTGGTTTTGCTGGTAGACAACAGGATCAGTTCATACAGTGGAATCAAAAGAG atTTTGCAACTGTTTGCCAAGAATGCACGGATTTCCATTTTCCTGGAATCCAAGAACAGCTTGAAATTGTCCAGAAGGTTGTACTTCAGGCCAGAGCACAGCGCAGCA aaagaaaaagcagtgggAATGAGGAAAAATTAAAGATTATTGAACGAAACCAGTCCAATATTTTGCCAG GGGAATTCTACATCACACGCCACTCCAACCTGTCTGAAATCCATGTTGCCTTTCACCTGTGTGTGGATGACAACGTGAGGTCTGTCAGTGTGACCGCTCGGGATCCTGCCATCATGGGGCTCAGGAACATCCTCAAAGTCTGCTGCACACACGACATCACCACCATCAGCATTCCCCTCCTGCTGGTCCATGAAATGTCAGAA GAAATGACCATTCCATGGTGCTTGAAGAGGGCAGAGCTCGTGTTCAAGTGTGTCAAAG GTTTCATGATGGAAATGGCCTCGTGGGATGGAGGAATTTCTCGGACTGTACAATTCCTGGTGCCACAA acaatTTCTGAGGAAATGTTTTACCAACTGAGTAACATGCTCCCACAGATCTTCAGAGTATCCTCTACACTCACTTTGACCTCCAAGCACTGA
- the FERRY3 gene encoding ferry endosomal RAB5 effector complex subunit 3 isoform X2, producing MKPNKGRTYTRERDYVYKFNAANEHFVLTVPLKFPVQENISHLHGRLMVLHSLPCFVENDLKQSLNEFIEEETIKDYDREAEVALEALKSGKVDINQLADTWAKAYKETTLEHAKPEETSWDEDFADVYHDLIHSPASEMLLNLEHNYFVSISELISERDVELKKLRERQGAEMEKVMQELGKSLTDQDVNSLAAQHFESQQDLENKWANELKQTTAIQKQEYQEWVIKLHQDLKNPNNSSISDEIKVQPSQLRESVEGNGRIYEEQRLLEESFTIHLGAQLKTMHNLRLLRADMLDFCKHKRNHRSGVKLHRLQTAMSLYSTSLCGLVLLVDNRISSYSGIKRDFATVCQECTDFHFPGIQEQLEIVQKVVLQARAQRSKRKSSGNEEKLKIIERNQSNILPGEFYITRHSNLSEIHVAFHLCVDDNVRSVSVTARDPAIMGLRNILKVCCTHDITTISIPLLLVHEMSEEMTIPWCLKRAELVFKCVKGFMMEMASWDGGISRTVQFLVPQTISEEMFYQLSNMLPQIFRVSSTLTLTSKH from the exons ATGAAGCCTAATAAAGGAAGGACTTACACTAGGGAAAGAGACTATGTGTACAAATTCAATGCTGCAAATGAACATTTTGTGCTTACTGTGCCTCTCAAATTCCCTGTACAAGAGAATATCAGTCATTTGCACGGACGTCTAATGGTTCTCCACAGCCTGCCATGCTTTGTGGAAAATG ACCTGAAACAATCCCTGAATGAGTTTATAGAAGAGGAGACTATAAAAGATTATGACAGAGAAGCTGAAGTGGCTCTGGAAGCACTGAAATCAGGAAAGGTAGACATCAACCAGCTGGCAGACACTTGGGCTAAAGCTTATAAAGAG ACAACGTTAGAACATGCCAAACCTGAAGAAACCAGCTGGGATGAAGATTTTGCAGATGTTTATCATGATCTGATACATTCACCAGCTTCTGAAATGCTGCTAAACCTGGAACACAATTACTTTGTTAGCATCTCGGAATTAATAAGTGAGAGGGATGTGGAACTGAAAAAACTAAGGGAAag ACAAGGAGCTGAAATGGAAAAGGTGATGCAGGAGCTTGGGAAATCCCTGACTGACCAGGATGTGAATTCCTTAGCAGCTCAGCATTTTGAGTCTCAGCAG GATTTGGAGAACAAATGGGCCaatgaattaaaacaaactaCTGCTATCCAGAAGCAGGAATATCAGGAATGGGTGATAAAGCTTCACCAGGACCTAAAGAATCCAAACAACAGCTCAATCAG TGATGAAATTAAGGTTCAGCCCAGTCAACTGAGAGAATCTGTAGAAGGAAATggaagaatttatgaagagCAAAGGCTCTTAGAAGAAAGCTTTACTATTCACTTAG GAGCTCAGCTGAAGACCATGCACAACCTGAGGCTGCTAAGGGCTGACATGCTGGATTTCTGCAAGCACAAGCGCAACCACCGCAGTGGGGTGAAGCTCCACAGGCTTCAGACTGCAATGTCTCTCTATTCAACTTCCCTCTGTGGCCTGGTTTTGCTGGTAGACAACAGGATCAGTTCATACAGTGGAATCAAAAGAG atTTTGCAACTGTTTGCCAAGAATGCACGGATTTCCATTTTCCTGGAATCCAAGAACAGCTTGAAATTGTCCAGAAGGTTGTACTTCAGGCCAGAGCACAGCGCAGCA aaagaaaaagcagtgggAATGAGGAAAAATTAAAGATTATTGAACGAAACCAGTCCAATATTTTGCCAG GGGAATTCTACATCACACGCCACTCCAACCTGTCTGAAATCCATGTTGCCTTTCACCTGTGTGTGGATGACAACGTGAGGTCTGTCAGTGTGACCGCTCGGGATCCTGCCATCATGGGGCTCAGGAACATCCTCAAAGTCTGCTGCACACACGACATCACCACCATCAGCATTCCCCTCCTGCTGGTCCATGAAATGTCAGAA GAAATGACCATTCCATGGTGCTTGAAGAGGGCAGAGCTCGTGTTCAAGTGTGTCAAAG GTTTCATGATGGAAATGGCCTCGTGGGATGGAGGAATTTCTCGGACTGTACAATTCCTGGTGCCACAA acaatTTCTGAGGAAATGTTTTACCAACTGAGTAACATGCTCCCACAGATCTTCAGAGTATCCTCTACACTCACTTTGACCTCCAAGCACTGA